The following proteins are encoded in a genomic region of Bernardetia sp. MNP-M8:
- a CDS encoding two-component regulator propeller domain-containing protein has translation MQYKIINTLFRGFFLSTLFLLFIVSNTVFVFAQENDELKLPKLIVEQLSIEEGLSQNSVKAMLQDSEGYLWIGTDDGLNRYNAYDITTFRHKREDSLSIIDNQIESIYEDTNHNIWIGTIAGVSVFDRKTQTFKSFYKKENKQNTLVNNKVTAITEDKEGFIWLGTENGLSKYDYNNNSFTNYVASENDSLLLGTNNIKALKVDNNNNLWIGTTKGLNKWNSERKPQQLYRYYYTYYTDSTKLFGDNISDIHVTQSGDVWIGTAGGFNLYKPQTDNFERFIYNKRPMYIESLTEGSNGILWGAGNDYIYKLEVDSKNVIRYRTSLDDLGSMPSIVRTKEGVIWISSRNLGALKYDPLTSQFKYYYTEVGNKNSLPHRNVWTAIKDAQGIVWVGTDEGLSRIDRTGAISEYYHIKKGEGKYDFPIESVTEVFQTREGELWVAGGYTLSRMTSFSKEKGAKFVSLKRDSNDSTTLQSPTLNILQDKQGSIWIGTFSGIYKMNPSFKKEFGYEGERFLKEVAIWTSYEDKNGILWLGSNQGLIKVTRDENNTPIDFKYYKNDPENLKSVSHNTIRALAEDSKGNFWVGTTNGLNLMNRETGEFEHWGERNELANYAIYGILVDEKDNLWISTNFGLMRLLGDDSIDDSKRMTNYNPKDGLQSSEFNSGAFFKAEDGEMFFGGIQGLNAFYPQDIRPSIYVPPVVMTDFKILNRSVGIKNLGNPESPLTVDISQTKEITLTYEDKVITFEFAAINYRRPEKTNYSYILEGFDKEWNEVGNRRFATYSNLPAGNYTFKVKASNSDGIENNEAITITIKVLPPWWKSWWFLTIASIFVVGASIGFYTNRMNVVKRQNDKLERLVGERTAEIGQQNVLLENQKTEIERSYSNIRVLSEIGQKITSILDLDAVISAVYEYVNELTDATAFGIGIYNAEKERIDFRGFIENGQRIPDSFDKITNENKLSVVCLTRNEDIIINDFAKEHTQYISEVSLDRVGDTYQSIIYLPLLLEGKIVGVLTVQSHSTNAYSRNDLTILRTLASYISIALDNARTYTQLEGANDLIKTKNQAIMDSIRYGETIQHAILPDPQDFIRNFEDHFIIFKPQAVVSGDFYWSIRTGNKTFVAVVDCTGHGVPGAFMSMIGNTILNEIVTLQNVTEPAQILENLNQGIWEALHQEDYQNLDGMDICLCVIQDADELNMRVVNFAGAKRPLFILKNDKLIEVKGSRKSIGGRQKTDADYEQRQLLLHPGDILYLTTDGYVDQNDFDRVKYGTLRFKKVLASFTGMSLHDQKEVLLEEMRNHMGEEEQRDDITLIGLKM, from the coding sequence ATGCAATACAAAATAATAAACACCTTGTTTAGAGGTTTCTTTTTATCTACTCTATTCTTACTTTTTATAGTAAGTAATACTGTTTTTGTATTTGCTCAAGAAAATGATGAACTAAAATTACCTAAGTTAATAGTTGAACAACTTAGCATAGAAGAAGGATTATCTCAAAATAGTGTGAAAGCTATGTTACAAGATAGTGAAGGCTATTTGTGGATAGGAACAGATGATGGTTTAAACAGATACAATGCATACGACATTACAACTTTTAGGCACAAAAGAGAGGATTCACTTTCTATTATAGATAATCAAATAGAGTCTATCTATGAGGATACCAATCATAATATTTGGATAGGAACAATAGCTGGAGTTTCTGTGTTTGACCGTAAAACTCAAACGTTCAAGTCTTTTTATAAAAAAGAAAATAAACAAAATACATTAGTAAATAATAAGGTAACAGCCATAACAGAAGATAAAGAAGGTTTTATTTGGTTAGGTACTGAAAATGGATTGAGTAAATATGATTACAATAATAATTCATTTACTAACTATGTAGCATCTGAAAATGATAGTCTTTTATTGGGAACTAATAACATAAAAGCTTTAAAAGTAGATAATAATAATAATTTATGGATAGGTACTACTAAAGGATTAAATAAATGGAACAGTGAACGAAAACCACAGCAATTATATCGTTATTACTATACTTATTATACTGATTCAACCAAATTATTTGGAGACAATATATCAGATATACATGTAACACAAAGTGGAGATGTATGGATAGGTACAGCAGGAGGATTCAATCTCTACAAACCACAAACAGATAACTTTGAACGTTTTATTTATAATAAGAGACCAATGTACATTGAGTCTCTTACAGAAGGTTCTAATGGCATTTTGTGGGGGGCAGGAAATGACTATATATATAAATTAGAAGTTGACTCAAAAAATGTTATTCGTTACAGAACCTCTTTAGATGACTTGGGTTCTATGCCTTCTATTGTCAGAACTAAAGAAGGGGTTATTTGGATATCTTCTCGTAATTTAGGAGCTTTAAAGTATGATCCTCTGACAAGTCAATTCAAATATTATTATACTGAAGTTGGTAACAAAAACTCTCTTCCTCATAGAAATGTCTGGACTGCCATAAAAGATGCACAAGGTATTGTATGGGTAGGTACAGATGAAGGACTTTCTCGTATAGATAGAACGGGAGCTATTTCTGAATATTATCATATCAAAAAAGGAGAGGGTAAATATGATTTTCCAATAGAAAGTGTTACAGAAGTTTTTCAGACAAGAGAAGGAGAATTATGGGTAGCTGGTGGTTATACACTTTCTCGTATGACAAGTTTTTCAAAAGAAAAAGGAGCTAAATTTGTAAGTTTAAAACGTGATAGTAATGACTCTACTACACTTCAATCTCCTACTTTAAATATATTACAAGATAAACAAGGAAGTATTTGGATAGGTACTTTTAGTGGTATCTATAAAATGAACCCTTCTTTTAAAAAAGAATTTGGATATGAAGGAGAACGCTTCCTAAAGGAAGTTGCAATCTGGACTAGCTACGAAGATAAAAATGGAATTCTTTGGTTAGGATCAAATCAAGGACTCATAAAAGTAACCCGAGATGAAAACAATACCCCTATTGATTTTAAATACTATAAAAATGACCCTGAAAATCTAAAATCAGTTAGTCATAATACTATACGAGCTCTTGCAGAAGATTCAAAAGGTAATTTTTGGGTAGGAACGACAAATGGTCTGAACTTAATGAATCGTGAAACAGGAGAGTTTGAACATTGGGGAGAAAGAAACGAACTGGCTAATTATGCTATTTATGGAATTTTGGTAGATGAAAAAGATAACCTTTGGATAAGTACAAACTTTGGACTCATGCGTCTTTTAGGAGATGATAGTATAGATGATTCTAAACGAATGACTAACTATAATCCAAAAGATGGTTTACAAAGTAGTGAATTTAATTCAGGGGCATTTTTTAAAGCAGAAGATGGAGAAATGTTTTTTGGAGGTATTCAGGGCTTAAATGCTTTCTATCCTCAAGACATCAGACCTAGTATTTATGTTCCACCTGTTGTTATGACAGATTTCAAAATACTTAACCGTTCTGTAGGTATCAAAAACTTGGGTAATCCAGAATCTCCTTTAACTGTTGATATTTCTCAAACTAAAGAAATAACTCTTACTTACGAAGATAAAGTAATTACTTTTGAGTTTGCTGCAATTAATTATAGGAGACCTGAAAAAACTAATTACTCTTATATTTTAGAAGGCTTTGATAAAGAATGGAATGAAGTTGGAAATCGTCGTTTTGCTACCTATAGTAATCTTCCAGCAGGAAATTATACATTCAAAGTAAAGGCTTCTAATAGTGATGGAATCGAAAATAATGAAGCCATAACTATAACAATAAAAGTGTTACCTCCTTGGTGGAAATCTTGGTGGTTTCTGACTATTGCTAGTATATTTGTTGTTGGAGCATCGATAGGTTTTTATACTAATAGAATGAATGTAGTAAAACGCCAAAATGATAAGCTAGAACGTTTAGTAGGAGAAAGAACTGCTGAAATAGGTCAGCAAAATGTATTACTAGAAAATCAAAAAACAGAAATTGAGCGTTCGTATAGTAATATTCGTGTGCTTAGTGAAATTGGACAAAAAATTACTTCTATTCTTGACTTAGATGCTGTTATTAGTGCTGTTTATGAATATGTAAATGAACTTACTGATGCAACAGCTTTTGGTATTGGTATTTACAATGCTGAAAAGGAGCGTATAGATTTTAGAGGTTTCATAGAAAATGGTCAGCGTATTCCAGATAGCTTTGATAAGATTACAAATGAAAATAAACTATCAGTAGTTTGTCTTACTCGTAATGAAGATATTATCATTAATGATTTTGCAAAAGAACATACTCAATATATCAGCGAAGTTTCCTTAGATAGAGTAGGAGATACATATCAATCTATCATTTATTTACCTTTACTTTTAGAAGGAAAAATTGTAGGTGTGCTGACTGTACAAAGTCATTCTACAAATGCTTATTCTAGAAATGACCTTACTATTCTTCGTACTTTAGCTTCTTATATTTCAATTGCTTTAGATAATGCTCGTACTTATACACAATTGGAAGGAGCAAATGATCTTATCAAGACCAAAAATCAAGCTATTATGGATAGTATCCGTTATGGAGAAACTATTCAACATGCTATTCTTCCAGACCCTCAAGATTTTATTAGAAATTTTGAAGATCACTTTATTATTTTTAAGCCTCAAGCAGTAGTTTCAGGAGATTTTTATTGGTCTATTCGTACAGGAAATAAAACCTTTGTAGCTGTTGTGGATTGTACAGGACATGGTGTTCCTGGTGCATTTATGTCTATGATAGGAAATACAATCTTGAATGAGATTGTTACATTACAAAATGTAACAGAACCAGCACAAATCTTAGAAAACTTAAATCAAGGCATTTGGGAAGCACTCCATCAAGAAGATTATCAAAACTTAGACGGAATGGATATTTGTTTGTGTGTAATACAAGATGCAGACGAACTTAATATGCGTGTAGTAAATTTTGCAGGAGCAAAGAGACCTCTATTTATCCTAAAGAATGATAAACTTATAGAAGTCAAAGGAAGTAGAAAATCTATTGGAGGAAGACAAAAAACAGATGCAGATTACGAACAACGTCAGCTTTTATTACACCCTGGAGATATTCTTTATCTTACCACTGATGGTTATGTTGATCAAAACGACTTTGACCGTGTAAAATATGGTACACTTCGTTTCAAAAAAGTATTAGCTTCTTTTACAGGAATGTCTTTACACGACCAAAAAGAAGTGCTATTAGAAGAAATGAGAAATCACATGGGAGAAGAAGAACAGCGTGACGATATAACACTTATTGGTCTTAAAATGTAA
- a CDS encoding amidohydrolase: MISNNKLITIALSVQFIFLSFSLFGQNSKTDHTIHKAVQQHTDKIFDSLIKVRRDLHTYPELAEQEKRTSQKIAHYLKSLGLEVHTNIGGYGVVGILKTNKKGKRIAWRADIDALSSEFPDVVEFSSKNKGVRHICGHDIHTTIGLGIANVLTNLKDSLTGTIYFVFQPSEENWKGAKAMIDDGLFDIINPDEIYALHVSPMPQGVIAARSRNLFADYKDLKVVLKKTEDKDEIINYTKELISSFQNVATDSKFWDVRNLMDAEIGLANPKTIFKDYVTVNSNFRIEEKENEIVIKAYLSASNEYKLDSVLSSLKQKFLLSNYSKNLVDIAYSYEIALVLNDEKLTPLVTNSISDIYGKQSAISLQGVIPDGRSDDFAYYQEYAPSVYFLIGASDYKNGVISMPHSPNFAADENSIKTGVNYFSSMIIERLKE, encoded by the coding sequence ATGATTTCAAATAATAAACTTATTACAATAGCATTATCAGTACAATTTATCTTTCTTTCGTTTTCCTTATTCGGACAAAACTCAAAGACTGACCACACAATTCATAAAGCTGTACAACAACACACTGATAAAATTTTTGATAGTCTAATCAAAGTACGCCGAGATTTGCATACTTATCCCGAATTAGCTGAGCAAGAAAAAAGAACTTCCCAAAAAATAGCACATTACTTAAAATCGCTTGGGTTAGAAGTTCATACAAATATTGGTGGATATGGAGTCGTTGGAATTCTCAAAACAAATAAAAAAGGAAAACGAATTGCTTGGCGAGCAGACATTGATGCTCTCTCATCAGAATTTCCTGATGTAGTAGAGTTTTCATCAAAAAATAAAGGGGTAAGACATATTTGTGGACACGATATACACACAACCATAGGTCTTGGGATTGCTAATGTATTGACAAATTTGAAAGACAGTCTTACAGGTACTATTTATTTTGTATTTCAACCTTCAGAAGAAAATTGGAAAGGTGCAAAGGCAATGATTGATGATGGTTTATTTGATATTATCAATCCAGATGAAATATATGCCTTACACGTTTCCCCTATGCCTCAAGGAGTTATTGCTGCCAGAAGTAGAAATTTGTTTGCAGATTATAAAGATTTAAAAGTTGTTCTTAAAAAGACAGAAGACAAAGATGAAATAATTAACTACACAAAAGAACTAATATCTAGTTTTCAAAATGTTGCCACTGATAGTAAATTTTGGGATGTTAGAAATTTAATGGATGCTGAGATAGGTTTAGCAAATCCAAAAACTATCTTTAAAGACTATGTTACAGTAAATTCAAATTTTCGTATTGAAGAAAAAGAGAATGAAATTGTGATAAAAGCTTATCTAAGTGCTAGTAATGAATACAAATTAGATTCAGTTTTATCAAGTCTAAAGCAAAAATTCTTACTGTCTAACTACTCAAAAAATTTAGTTGATATTGCCTATTCTTATGAAATAGCCCTTGTTCTAAACGATGAGAAATTAACCCCTTTAGTTACCAATAGTATTAGCGATATTTATGGAAAGCAAAGTGCAATCTCATTACAAGGTGTAATACCAGATGGACGTAGTGATGATTTTGCCTATTATCAAGAATACGCTCCTAGTGTTTATTTTTTAATAGGTGCTTCAGATTATAAAAATGGTGTGATTTCTATGCCTCACTCACCCAACTTTGCAGCAGACGAAAACAGCATAAAAACTGGAGTAAACTATTTTTCATCCATGATTATAGAAAGATTGAAAGAATAA
- a CDS encoding ATP-binding cassette domain-containing protein yields MQYEIARNIVFQIIKRWKPDEAHYKFSPVATSEGISSRREMRQWVGHLQDVGREAHLHFIEKEISREELDEVLSVTALPLVLFQSNEGNANPVLAWHGKKDTIHTMQEDGENWKENDIVNHNELISTLACKADLYGDSELCQPNTIYCLVPMLIDPIATPEEIKDKERTPAQRLWHLLLTEKRDISYTYIYAMIVGLLSLTLPLGVQAIIGLISGGLIINSIVVLIAFVVAGTLISGIMQIMQMSIVETLQQRLFTRAAFEFAYRIPRIRLESILTQYAPELANRFFDILTLQKGLAKLLTSVITALLQVLFGLMLLAFYHPFFVFFGLFLVAVLGLIFYFTGKRGLDTSLYESKYKYKVAYWLEELGRNQSVFKIAGNTLLPLKKMQKLLTGYLYKRKSHFRILVIQYSAFVAFKTIITGGVLILGSLLVIERDITLGQFVASEIVIISVITAVEKMILNLDVIYDTLTAVEKIGNVTDLKLEKTNTFDNFNRKGFHIKAHGVSYTYQGNDTPTLKNVDLEIKPQEYVGIIGNEGAGKSTLMKIITGLYDEYKGHITFNGFTLRDLNIKNLQDYIGDNLSHEDVFEGTLLENITVGREGFNMEYLNHVLDIVELIDDIQSLKDGLQTQMLPSGQGFSSTFQKKVVFARSMLTHPNLIVFDDFFYNLEGSYKRRVLDKILQKDKYPWSIFAASHDPILLEKMDKIYLMKDGTIIKEGTFNDLLKDEYFDDLIAGIFEK; encoded by the coding sequence ATGCAGTACGAAATAGCTAGAAACATTGTCTTTCAAATCATAAAACGTTGGAAACCAGACGAAGCACACTATAAATTTTCTCCTGTTGCTACATCAGAAGGAATTTCTAGCAGAAGAGAAATGCGTCAATGGGTCGGACATTTACAAGATGTTGGACGTGAAGCACATTTACATTTCATTGAAAAAGAAATTTCAAGAGAAGAGTTAGATGAAGTTCTTTCTGTTACTGCGCTTCCTTTAGTTCTTTTTCAATCTAATGAAGGAAATGCGAACCCTGTTTTGGCATGGCATGGAAAAAAGGATACCATCCATACTATGCAAGAAGATGGTGAGAACTGGAAAGAAAATGATATTGTCAATCATAATGAACTCATCAGTACGCTTGCTTGTAAAGCAGATTTATATGGAGATAGTGAATTATGCCAGCCCAACACAATTTATTGTCTTGTTCCGATGCTTATTGATCCTATTGCTACACCAGAAGAGATAAAAGATAAAGAGCGCACTCCTGCACAGCGTTTGTGGCATTTACTCCTGACTGAAAAACGTGATATTTCTTACACCTATATTTATGCAATGATTGTAGGTTTGCTTAGTCTTACCTTACCTTTAGGTGTTCAAGCTATTATTGGACTTATTTCGGGTGGTCTTATTATCAATTCTATTGTTGTTTTGATTGCCTTTGTGGTAGCAGGTACACTTATTAGTGGAATCATGCAAATTATGCAGATGAGTATTGTAGAGACACTTCAACAACGACTTTTTACTCGTGCAGCCTTTGAGTTTGCTTATCGCATTCCTCGTATTCGTTTAGAATCGATTCTCACGCAATATGCTCCAGAACTTGCCAATCGTTTTTTTGATATTCTAACACTTCAAAAAGGTTTAGCTAAATTACTTACTAGTGTTATTACAGCTCTTTTACAAGTTCTTTTTGGGTTGATGCTTTTGGCTTTTTATCATCCATTTTTTGTATTTTTTGGTTTGTTTTTAGTGGCTGTTTTGGGTCTGATATTTTACTTTACAGGAAAAAGAGGTTTAGATACAAGTCTTTATGAATCAAAATATAAGTATAAAGTAGCATATTGGTTAGAAGAATTGGGTAGAAATCAGAGTGTTTTTAAAATAGCAGGAAATACACTTCTTCCTTTAAAGAAAATGCAAAAGCTACTTACAGGGTATTTATATAAAAGAAAATCACATTTCCGTATTTTAGTAATTCAATATTCAGCTTTTGTAGCCTTTAAAACAATTATTACTGGAGGTGTTTTGATTTTGGGTAGCCTTTTGGTTATCGAAAGAGATATTACTTTAGGTCAATTTGTAGCTTCTGAAATTGTAATCATTTCAGTTATTACAGCAGTAGAAAAAATGATTTTGAATTTAGATGTAATTTATGACACACTTACAGCAGTAGAAAAAATTGGGAATGTAACTGATTTGAAATTAGAAAAAACAAATACGTTTGATAATTTTAATAGAAAAGGTTTTCATATCAAAGCACATGGAGTTTCTTATACTTATCAAGGAAATGATACTCCAACTCTCAAAAATGTAGATTTAGAAATAAAACCTCAAGAATATGTAGGAATTATTGGAAACGAAGGGGCTGGAAAATCTACTCTAATGAAAATCATTACTGGACTTTATGACGAATACAAAGGACATATTACTTTCAATGGTTTTACACTGCGAGATTTAAATATCAAAAATTTACAAGATTACATTGGAGACAATCTTTCTCATGAAGATGTTTTTGAAGGAACACTTTTAGAAAATATCACAGTAGGAAGAGAAGGTTTTAATATGGAATATCTCAATCACGTTTTGGATATAGTAGAACTAATTGATGACATTCAATCTCTTAAAGATGGTCTACAAACACAGATGTTACCTTCTGGACAAGGTTTTTCTTCTACCTTCCAAAAGAAAGTAGTTTTTGCAAGAAGTATGCTAACACATCCCAACTTAATTGTTTTTGATGATTTTTTCTACAACCTAGAAGGTAGCTATAAACGTAGAGTTTTAGATAAAATCTTACAAAAAGATAAATATCCTTGGTCTATTTTTGCAGCTAGTCATGACCCTATTTTATTAGAAAAAATGGACAAGATTTATTTAATGAAAGATGGAACAATTATTAAAGAAGGTACTTTTAATGACCTTTTGAAAGATGAGTATTTTGATGATTTGATTGCAGGTATTTTTGAAAAATAA
- a CDS encoding Crp/Fnr family transcriptional regulator — protein MTIENKKYYALYLEQLSHSTSEEKNFIKNHLTIQKLDKGEFFLESGEIQKEMGFICQGLIRRYFINEQGNEITTGFTKENQYITDYPAFIRQKPTKYFLQCLEPCIIIKLPYNTIQESYKKFKNSEMQGRFIAEMVLTVLSDRVESFLFNTAEERYLKFIAENPDLMQRVSLTDLSSFLGIKRQSLSRIRNKMSKK, from the coding sequence ATGACCATAGAAAACAAAAAATATTACGCATTATATTTAGAACAACTTAGCCATTCAACTTCTGAAGAGAAAAATTTCATTAAAAACCATTTGACAATACAAAAATTAGATAAAGGAGAATTCTTTTTAGAAAGTGGAGAAATTCAAAAAGAAATGGGTTTTATTTGTCAGGGACTCATACGCAGATATTTTATAAATGAACAGGGTAATGAAATAACAACAGGTTTTACCAAGGAAAATCAATATATTACTGACTACCCAGCTTTTATCAGACAGAAACCTACCAAGTATTTTTTACAATGTTTAGAGCCTTGCATTATTATCAAACTACCTTACAATACGATTCAGGAAAGTTATAAGAAATTTAAAAATAGTGAAATGCAGGGGCGATTTATTGCAGAAATGGTTTTGACAGTTTTGAGTGATAGAGTTGAGAGTTTTTTATTCAATACAGCAGAAGAAAGGTATCTAAAATTTATAGCTGAAAATCCTGATCTTATGCAGAGAGTGAGTTTGACAGATTTATCTTCTTTTTTAGGTATTAAAAGACAATCTTTGAGTAGAATAAGAAATAAAATGAGCAAAAAATGA